From bacterium, the proteins below share one genomic window:
- a CDS encoding WYL domain-containing protein: MRGDQLARQWQLIQRLARSRAGVGLDELAEDLGCVRRTVYRDLDALMYAGFPVTSEKRDGKAYYRFLDTFQMGQVPFTPDELLALAFSEDLLKTLEGTVFHDSIQAALAKVRAGLGPELSGYLERLGDGFRVLPGPHKRYAAFHDTIRVLNEGVLENRTLEMTYRTGRTGEESTRRIDPYKVWYHGGALYVIGHDHRSEEIRTFAVDRILAISATSDAFEVDPEFDFDAYTASSFGVVAEPAVPIRIRFTAQWASYVSEREWHASQKTEALADGGLELTMEVGGSQELANWVLSFGGGAEVVEPESLRSEVRASLEAALARYS, from the coding sequence ATGCGGGGGGACCAGCTCGCACGACAGTGGCAGTTGATCCAGCGTCTGGCACGGAGCCGTGCGGGCGTCGGCCTCGACGAGCTCGCCGAGGATCTCGGCTGCGTCCGGCGCACCGTCTACCGCGACCTCGATGCGCTCATGTACGCGGGCTTCCCGGTCACGAGCGAGAAGCGGGACGGCAAGGCCTACTACCGCTTCCTCGACACGTTCCAGATGGGCCAGGTCCCCTTCACGCCGGACGAGCTGCTCGCCCTCGCGTTCTCGGAAGACCTGCTCAAGACCCTCGAAGGAACGGTCTTCCACGACTCGATCCAGGCGGCGCTCGCCAAGGTCCGCGCAGGCCTCGGCCCCGAGCTCTCGGGCTACCTCGAGCGGCTGGGCGACGGATTTCGCGTCCTGCCCGGGCCACACAAGCGCTACGCCGCCTTCCACGACACGATCCGGGTCCTGAACGAGGGCGTGCTCGAGAACCGGACCCTCGAGATGACCTACCGGACCGGTCGCACGGGCGAGGAGTCGACCCGACGGATCGATCCCTACAAGGTCTGGTACCACGGCGGTGCGCTCTACGTGATCGGACACGACCACCGGAGCGAGGAGATCCGGACCTTCGCCGTCGACCGGATCCTCGCGATCTCCGCGACGAGCGACGCCTTCGAGGTCGATCCGGAGTTCGACTTCGATGCCTACACGGCTTCCAGCTTCGGCGTCGTCGCGGAGCCCGCCGTCCCGATCCGCATCCGGTTCACGGCGCAATGGGCGTCCTACGTGAGCGAGCGCGAATGGCACGCGAGTCAGAAGACGGAAGCGCTCGCAGACGGGGGCCTCGAGCTCACGATGGAGGTCGGGGGAAGCCAGGAGCTCGCCAACTGGGTGCTCTCCTTCGGCGGCGGCGCCGAAGTCGTCGAGCCCGAGTCGCTGCGCAGCGAGGTGCGCGCCTCCCTCGAAGCGGCGCTCGCCCGCTATTCGTGA
- a CDS encoding TetR/AcrR family transcriptional regulator produces the protein MIPSDESPHPRPPDSRDKILETAEGLFAIGGYAGVGMRELATTVGLSKSALFHHFPNKQELYSAVLDRSLIRIEGALLSVATDGSPVEQLEAWIDAVVCTLSEDVPAGRLMMRALVDEEPFPAIVLQAAEGLDRDLEDFELRLAGILERFAALLEAGIASGAFRPVSIPDTLLTVIGAITFHFSSGELGEALLGESVFSGPAVERRRREVAQFIRRGLVA, from the coding sequence ATGATCCCGAGCGACGAATCCCCCCACCCCCGGCCCCCGGACAGCCGCGACAAGATCCTCGAGACCGCCGAGGGCCTGTTCGCGATCGGCGGCTACGCCGGCGTGGGCATGCGAGAGCTCGCGACGACGGTGGGGCTCTCGAAATCGGCGCTCTTCCACCACTTCCCGAACAAGCAGGAGCTCTACAGCGCCGTCCTCGACCGCTCGCTGATACGGATCGAGGGGGCGCTGCTGTCCGTCGCGACGGACGGATCGCCGGTGGAGCAGCTCGAGGCCTGGATCGATGCCGTCGTCTGCACGCTCTCGGAGGACGTGCCGGCGGGCCGTCTGATGATGCGGGCGCTGGTCGACGAGGAGCCCTTCCCGGCGATCGTGCTCCAGGCCGCCGAGGGGCTCGATCGCGACCTCGAGGACTTCGAGCTGCGGCTCGCCGGAATCCTCGAGCGCTTCGCGGCGCTGTTGGAGGCGGGGATCGCCTCCGGTGCCTTTCGGCCGGTCTCGATCCCCGACACGCTGCTGACGGTGATCGGGGCGATCACCTTCCACTTCTCCTCGGGCGAGCTCGGCGAAGCGCTGCTCGGGGAGTCCGTCTTCTCCGGCCCGGCGGTCGAACGCCGTCGCCGCGAGGTCGCCCAGTTCATCCGGCGCGGGCTCGTGGCCTGA
- a CDS encoding CoA-binding protein: MSAAIEETDDQMRALLHDAKTIAVVGAKDDAAEDAYRIPLYMQQAGYRIVPVNPKLESTLGEECHADLRTVDAEVDIVNLFRASEHVLGHVDEILALEPRPRAVWMQLGIHNGEAAQRLREAGIGVIQDRCIMVDHRRLLGASN; encoded by the coding sequence ATGAGCGCTGCCATCGAAGAGACCGACGATCAGATGCGTGCCCTGCTCCACGACGCGAAGACGATCGCCGTCGTCGGCGCGAAGGACGACGCGGCGGAGGACGCCTACCGCATCCCGCTCTACATGCAGCAGGCCGGCTACCGGATCGTGCCGGTGAATCCGAAGCTCGAATCGACGCTCGGTGAGGAATGTCATGCGGATCTCCGCACGGTCGACGCGGAGGTCGACATCGTGAACCTCTTCCGGGCGTCCGAGCACGTCCTCGGCCACGTGGACGAGATCCTGGCCCTCGAGCCGCGGCCGCGGGCGGTCTGGATGCAGCTCGGGATCCACAACGGCGAAGCGGCCCAGCGCCTCCGCGAGGCGGGAATCGGCGTGATCCAGGACCGCTGCATCATGGTCGACCACCGCCGATTGCTCGGCGCGAGCAACTGA
- a CDS encoding diiron oxygenase encodes MDKILSEQRKKIGGFEVIDFEDEAVVQGVRSRVDVDVPVELHWTWSYESEIDELRRLYEKGKAGQWNAQTDLDWDTPIDRDEWMMNPDFSLMANCVKMSGGSEAAQKEATHDEVAYTLSQLLHGEQAALQLCGQLTNVCSEIDQKFYAASQVIDEARHVEVLAKFLHEKVGEIHPIGADLKTLLDILLQAEGMQKKVLGMQTLFEGMAVGIMDTIRKESRNELLSTMIHRVEQDESRHAAFGVLNMRRIVTEASKDEMDEMEDWAFNILETLNANQQLEMLRTFADKYGYDPEGVVAVATQLPNFAELNSPIYMHTVVPNLRNLGLITGRTEDHWKRVGMIYDASAATAA; translated from the coding sequence ATGGACAAGATTCTCAGTGAACAGCGAAAGAAGATCGGTGGCTTCGAGGTCATCGACTTCGAGGACGAGGCCGTCGTCCAGGGCGTGCGCAGTCGCGTCGACGTCGACGTGCCGGTCGAGCTCCACTGGACCTGGTCCTACGAGAGCGAGATCGACGAGCTGCGCCGTCTCTACGAGAAGGGCAAGGCGGGCCAGTGGAACGCCCAGACCGACCTCGACTGGGACACGCCGATCGATCGCGACGAATGGATGATGAACCCCGATTTCTCGCTGATGGCGAATTGCGTGAAGATGAGCGGCGGCAGCGAGGCGGCCCAGAAGGAAGCGACCCACGACGAGGTCGCGTACACGCTCTCGCAGCTGCTCCACGGCGAGCAGGCGGCGCTCCAGCTCTGCGGCCAGCTGACGAACGTCTGCAGCGAGATCGACCAGAAGTTCTACGCCGCGAGCCAGGTGATCGACGAAGCGCGCCACGTGGAAGTCCTCGCGAAGTTCCTGCACGAGAAGGTCGGCGAGATCCATCCGATCGGCGCCGATCTCAAGACGCTGCTCGACATCCTGCTCCAGGCGGAGGGCATGCAGAAGAAGGTGCTCGGCATGCAGACCCTCTTCGAAGGCATGGCCGTCGGGATCATGGACACGATCCGCAAGGAGAGCCGGAACGAGCTGCTGTCGACGATGATCCACCGGGTCGAGCAGGACGAATCGCGACACGCGGCCTTCGGCGTCCTCAACATGCGTCGGATCGTCACGGAAGCGTCGAAGGACGAGATGGACGAAATGGAGGACTGGGCCTTCAACATCCTCGAGACGCTGAACGCGAACCAGCAGCTCGAGATGCTCCGGACCTTCGCGGACAAGTACGGCTACGACCCGGAAGGCGTCGTCGCGGTCGCGACTCAGCTGCCGAATTTCGCGGAGCTGAACAGCCCGATCTACATGCACACGGTCGTGCCGAACCTGCGCAACCTCGGCTTGATCACCGGGCGGACCGAGGACCACTGGAAGCGCGTCGGCATGATCTACGATGCGTCCGCGGCGACGGCCGCATAG
- a CDS encoding translation initiation factor Sui1, translating to MARGDGDRLVYSSEQGRMCPECGRTEARCRCRGKGARARIKAREEAAAAEKSDGIVRVGRSTKGRKGKTVSTVTGVPVDADALRSLAGDLKRKCGTGGALKDGVIEIQGDHRDTLVAELEARGFQVKKAGG from the coding sequence ATGGCGCGCGGCGACGGGGACCGGCTCGTCTACTCGAGCGAGCAGGGACGGATGTGCCCCGAATGCGGCCGGACCGAGGCCCGCTGCCGCTGTCGCGGCAAGGGCGCGCGTGCGCGGATCAAGGCCCGCGAGGAGGCGGCCGCTGCCGAGAAGAGCGACGGCATCGTTCGCGTCGGGCGCTCGACCAAGGGTCGCAAGGGCAAGACCGTCTCGACCGTGACCGGCGTGCCGGTCGACGCCGACGCGCTTCGCAGCCTCGCCGGCGATCTGAAGCGCAAGTGTGGAACCGGCGGTGCCCTCAAGGACGGCGTGATCGAGATCCAGGGCGACCACCGGGACACGCTGGTCGCGGAGCTCGAGGCGCGCGGCTTCCAGGTCAAGAAGGCCGGTGGGTAG
- a CDS encoding glycosyltransferase family 2 protein: MTETPWLSVVVPFRDEAPSLTGVYEELCDALDPFDRPIEWIFVDDASRDDGPSILEGLAARDPRIRLLRVTPHAGQSAALEAGFRAARGEVVATLDADGQNDPADLPDLLAALPGADCVCGVRVDRQDVWSTRIASRIANAVRGRLLGDGLSDIGCSLRVMRAGPLSRVKLFRGGHRFLPSMLKMEGARVIERPVAHRPRRHGTSSYSVGSRLAVVWLDLLAMLWWSRRIDRYDVKESTRPVSDA, translated from the coding sequence ATGACCGAGACACCGTGGCTCTCGGTGGTCGTTCCCTTTCGCGACGAAGCGCCTTCCCTGACCGGGGTCTACGAGGAGCTCTGCGACGCGCTCGATCCGTTCGATCGGCCGATCGAGTGGATCTTCGTGGACGATGCGAGCCGGGACGACGGGCCCTCGATTCTCGAGGGGCTGGCGGCGCGCGACCCGCGGATCCGCCTGCTGCGCGTCACCCCGCACGCCGGGCAGTCGGCGGCGCTCGAGGCCGGCTTCCGGGCAGCGCGCGGCGAGGTCGTGGCGACCCTCGACGCGGACGGGCAGAACGATCCGGCGGATCTTCCGGACCTGCTCGCGGCGCTCCCGGGTGCGGACTGCGTGTGTGGTGTCCGGGTCGATCGGCAGGACGTGTGGAGCACGCGGATCGCGTCCCGGATCGCGAACGCCGTTCGCGGGAGGCTGCTCGGGGACGGGCTGAGCGACATCGGCTGTTCGTTGCGCGTGATGCGCGCCGGCCCCCTGTCGAGGGTCAAGCTCTTCCGCGGCGGGCACCGCTTCCTGCCCTCCATGCTGAAGATGGAGGGCGCGAGGGTCATCGAACGGCCCGTCGCGCATCGCCCGCGGCGACACGGCACGTCGAGCTACTCGGTCGGGTCCCGGCTGGCGGTGGTCTGGCTCGACCTCCTCGCCATGCTCTGGTGGTCGCGCCGGATCGATCGCTACGACGTCAAGGAATCGACGCGTCCGGTGAGCGACGCGTAG
- a CDS encoding insulinase family protein, with amino-acid sequence MKRTARKLLRATSLSLLAPLALSGCASLPPALGGAPPPAWELPPPPPAEGPIVEAGALHRATLENGLTILILEDHHLPRVALGLELRRGAGSVPPGKAGVAAITSEVLQRGAGDRDVLELAKVVEDAGASLSVDAGWDTTGISLAGLAETRELLMEILGDVALRPRFDEGEFAKAVAEHRAGLVSAQDDPATLIRWNAIRALYEDHRYGVPRAGTEETIAALTLDDVMAYWTDRLVPSNAIFWAVGDIDAEVLVAEVEALFGGLESGPVPPKTPPTPERAPEARRIVVVDKPELGQARIIVAHEGIARTEPERIPLDLMNDALGGSGFSSRLMKKIRSDEGLTYGIGSGFSLRAVPGPFSISTFTRKDQVRRVVDLVLAEMSAIRETRPVSPEELAKFVSYNVGRFGLSLETSQSVLSSLVDLEVHGLPDDSLDTYRGRLRAVDLETVHAVTRKRLAPDRAAIVVLGPAAEIVPQLESLGEVEVW; translated from the coding sequence ATGAAGCGAACGGCGCGCAAGCTCCTCCGGGCGACGTCCCTGTCCCTGCTGGCCCCGCTCGCGCTCTCGGGCTGCGCGAGCCTCCCGCCGGCCCTGGGCGGCGCTCCGCCGCCGGCCTGGGAGCTGCCGCCGCCGCCGCCCGCGGAAGGTCCGATCGTCGAGGCCGGTGCGCTCCACCGGGCGACCCTCGAGAACGGGCTCACGATCCTGATCCTCGAAGACCACCACCTGCCGCGAGTCGCGCTCGGCCTCGAGCTTCGCCGCGGGGCCGGGAGTGTTCCGCCCGGGAAGGCCGGGGTGGCTGCGATCACGAGTGAAGTGCTCCAGCGCGGTGCCGGTGATCGCGACGTCCTCGAGCTGGCGAAGGTCGTCGAGGACGCCGGAGCGTCGCTCTCGGTCGACGCCGGCTGGGACACGACGGGGATCTCGCTCGCGGGACTCGCCGAGACCCGGGAGCTCCTGATGGAGATCCTCGGCGACGTGGCGCTTCGTCCGCGCTTCGACGAAGGCGAGTTCGCGAAGGCCGTCGCGGAACATCGCGCGGGCCTGGTGTCGGCGCAGGACGATCCGGCCACGCTGATCCGGTGGAACGCGATCCGGGCGCTCTACGAGGACCATCGCTACGGCGTTCCGCGCGCCGGAACCGAGGAGACGATCGCCGCGCTGACCCTCGACGACGTGATGGCCTACTGGACCGACCGACTCGTTCCTTCGAACGCGATCTTCTGGGCCGTCGGGGACATCGACGCCGAGGTCCTCGTCGCGGAGGTCGAGGCGCTCTTCGGCGGCCTCGAGTCGGGCCCGGTGCCGCCGAAGACGCCGCCGACCCCGGAGCGCGCGCCGGAGGCCCGGCGGATCGTCGTGGTGGACAAGCCCGAGCTCGGCCAGGCCCGGATCATCGTCGCCCACGAAGGCATCGCGCGAACCGAGCCCGAGCGGATCCCCCTCGACCTGATGAACGACGCGCTCGGAGGCAGCGGTTTCTCCTCGCGTCTGATGAAGAAGATCCGGTCCGACGAGGGGCTGACCTACGGAATCGGCTCGGGCTTCTCGTTGCGCGCGGTTCCGGGACCCTTCTCGATCTCGACCTTCACGCGCAAGGATCAGGTCCGCCGCGTGGTGGATCTCGTCCTCGCGGAGATGTCGGCGATCCGGGAGACCCGGCCCGTCTCGCCGGAAGAGCTCGCGAAGTTCGTCTCGTACAACGTCGGACGGTTCGGGCTCTCGCTCGAGACCAGCCAGTCGGTCCTCTCGTCCCTCGTCGATCTCGAGGTGCACGGCCTGCCCGACGATTCCCTGGACACCTATCGCGGACGGCTCCGTGCGGTCGACCTCGAGACCGTGCACGCGGTCACGCGCAAACGGCTGGCCCCGGATCGCGCCGCGATCGTCGTGCTCGGCCCCGCGGCCGAGATCGTCCCCCAGCTCGAGTCGCTCGGCGAAGTCGAGGTCTGGTAG
- a CDS encoding insulinase family protein, with protein sequence MAEQATSSAVADPAEAMFETRLDNGFRVVLLEDHRTPVVAVQLWVDAGSADESFHTGIAHLFEHMMFKGSENIGEEVHAQLINERGGRINAYTSRDVTVYHEDVTSESLPLVIDLEAERFLNLVIDDETLESEREVVLEERRLRTEDTPDGRGFEALAALVWKAHPYRWPTIGWRTDVEQVTVEACQAFFDTYYAANNLTLVIVGDFETEPTLAHIERAFGRLPSAPAIPRNPTTVVPQRGERRSDVYFEAQLPLLFAGWHTPPTGHEDGEALDVASQILSGGRSSRLYRSLVYDKEIALYAHGSYWEMTDAGMFYASAGARPGVDLETLEAAFMAEIAKVAREGVTDEEVNRAKRQMEVSLINRFATNHAMASRLGREIVTFGRVRPLSERIAAIRAVDAEDVQRVVATYLTDSGRNVVRVMAPPVEMPGATEEEIAVNEGGAR encoded by the coding sequence GTGGCCGAGCAGGCCACGTCGTCCGCCGTGGCGGATCCGGCCGAGGCGATGTTCGAGACGCGGCTGGACAACGGGTTCCGGGTCGTGCTGCTCGAGGATCATCGGACGCCGGTGGTGGCGGTCCAGCTCTGGGTGGACGCCGGCTCCGCGGACGAGTCCTTCCATACCGGGATCGCCCACCTCTTCGAACACATGATGTTCAAGGGCTCCGAGAACATCGGGGAGGAGGTCCACGCCCAGCTCATCAACGAGCGCGGCGGGCGGATCAACGCCTACACGAGCCGGGACGTGACGGTCTACCACGAGGACGTGACGTCGGAGTCCCTGCCCCTCGTGATCGACCTCGAGGCGGAGCGCTTCCTCAACCTGGTGATCGACGACGAGACCCTCGAGAGCGAGCGGGAGGTCGTCCTCGAGGAGCGCCGGCTCCGGACCGAGGACACCCCGGACGGTCGAGGCTTCGAGGCGCTCGCGGCGCTGGTCTGGAAGGCGCATCCCTACCGCTGGCCCACGATCGGTTGGCGGACCGACGTCGAGCAGGTGACCGTCGAAGCCTGTCAGGCCTTCTTCGACACCTACTATGCCGCCAACAACCTGACGCTCGTGATCGTCGGCGACTTCGAGACCGAACCGACCCTCGCGCACATCGAGCGCGCCTTCGGGCGGCTGCCGAGCGCGCCGGCGATTCCGCGCAACCCGACGACGGTCGTTCCCCAGCGCGGCGAGCGTCGCTCCGACGTCTACTTCGAGGCACAGCTCCCGCTGCTGTTCGCGGGTTGGCATACGCCGCCCACGGGCCACGAGGACGGCGAGGCCCTCGACGTCGCGAGCCAGATCCTGTCGGGCGGGCGCTCCAGTCGCCTCTATCGCTCTCTCGTCTACGACAAGGAGATCGCCCTCTACGCCCACGGCAGCTACTGGGAGATGACCGACGCTGGCATGTTCTACGCCTCCGCCGGTGCGCGGCCGGGCGTCGACCTCGAGACCCTCGAAGCGGCCTTCATGGCCGAGATCGCGAAGGTCGCCCGGGAGGGTGTGACCGACGAGGAAGTGAACCGGGCGAAGCGGCAGATGGAGGTCTCCCTCATCAACCGCTTCGCGACGAACCACGCGATGGCGAGCCGGCTCGGCCGCGAGATCGTGACCTTCGGGCGCGTTCGGCCCCTCTCCGAGCGGATCGCGGCGATCCGTGCGGTCGATGCGGAGGACGTCCAGCGCGTCGTCGCGACCTACCTGACGGATTCCGGACGGAACGTCGTCCGCGTCATGGCGCCGCCCGTCGAGATGCCGGGAGCGACCGAAGAAGAAATCGCGGTGAACGAAGGGGGTGCCCGATGA
- a CDS encoding glycosyltransferase family 39 protein, whose translation MDPADPPRPFEARNPPFPFRSGLAVVLASAAALYLTGLGWTDLWAPDEPRYAAIAEELRSMRHGFGGLFLLHLNDAVYTQKPPLWFWLAALAGGWECRVDEVAARLPSAFAALASLGLTAWIGRALRLSSRTALIATAVLATSYRFVFVARRAQLDGVLTTCLLVATALFLWLDRDPSARRPTWAIATLHLALGAGALTKGPVAWLPLAIFAAFLAWEGRLRDLRRITPAWAFTLSVGPLALWAGLAVAMAPPGYFDEAIVDNVVGRFFAGTSHARPFYYFLVQLPIEFLPWSVALPLGLLWLHRTSKEASADPSSNRAARFLICWIGLPFLFFSLSAGKRGLYLLPILPALSIATAAGLDRALRQRRTDAVVLGGRLFAGLAAVALAQAALFVGLGPLVLDAHKSPRPIAAGARAEIRSGEVLGVYRLAPLEPALTYYGAGQVVPIADESALSAFLEARRGPVVLRTRDFAALSGSLPLTEVTGFRDGERALSLARGAAALAPRDAGSSVPDSPRVSPGERTRSPYALAIPPFSGTPALPPGAHLRYSARGPDPR comes from the coding sequence TTGGATCCCGCCGACCCGCCCCGCCCTTTCGAAGCCCGGAATCCCCCTTTCCCGTTCCGGTCCGGCCTGGCCGTCGTCCTCGCGTCGGCGGCGGCGCTCTATCTCACGGGGCTCGGCTGGACCGACCTGTGGGCACCGGACGAGCCACGCTATGCGGCGATCGCCGAGGAGCTGCGGTCGATGCGGCACGGGTTCGGCGGCCTCTTTCTGCTCCACTTGAACGACGCGGTCTACACCCAGAAGCCGCCGCTGTGGTTCTGGCTGGCGGCCCTGGCAGGGGGATGGGAGTGCCGGGTCGACGAGGTCGCCGCGCGACTGCCGTCCGCCTTCGCCGCGCTCGCGAGCCTCGGCCTGACGGCCTGGATCGGTCGCGCACTCCGGCTTTCGTCGCGGACCGCCCTGATCGCGACGGCCGTCCTCGCGACGAGCTACCGGTTCGTCTTCGTGGCCCGGCGCGCCCAGCTCGACGGCGTCCTGACCACCTGCCTCCTCGTCGCGACGGCGCTCTTCCTCTGGCTCGACCGCGACCCGTCCGCGCGCCGTCCGACCTGGGCAATCGCGACGCTCCACCTCGCCCTCGGCGCGGGAGCCCTCACCAAGGGACCCGTCGCGTGGCTCCCGCTCGCCATCTTCGCCGCCTTCCTGGCCTGGGAAGGACGCCTGCGGGACCTGCGGCGGATCACGCCGGCCTGGGCCTTCACGCTCTCGGTCGGACCGCTGGCGCTCTGGGCGGGGCTCGCCGTCGCGATGGCCCCGCCCGGCTATTTCGACGAGGCGATCGTGGACAACGTCGTCGGCCGCTTCTTCGCCGGGACGTCCCACGCCCGCCCCTTCTACTACTTCCTGGTCCAGCTCCCGATCGAATTCCTCCCCTGGAGCGTGGCGCTCCCACTCGGCCTGCTCTGGCTCCACCGCACCTCGAAGGAGGCCTCCGCCGACCCGTCCAGCAACCGGGCGGCGCGTTTCCTGATCTGCTGGATCGGACTGCCCTTCCTGTTCTTCTCCCTGTCGGCGGGCAAGCGGGGCCTCTACCTGCTCCCGATCCTGCCCGCGCTCTCGATCGCGACCGCTGCCGGCCTCGATCGGGCGCTGCGCCAGCGCCGGACCGACGCGGTCGTTCTCGGCGGAAGGCTCTTCGCCGGCCTCGCCGCCGTCGCCCTCGCCCAGGCCGCGCTCTTCGTGGGCCTCGGCCCGCTCGTCCTGGATGCGCACAAGTCGCCGCGCCCCATCGCGGCGGGGGCACGGGCCGAGATCCGATCGGGCGAGGTCCTCGGGGTCTACCGACTCGCTCCGCTGGAGCCCGCCCTCACGTACTACGGCGCCGGCCAGGTCGTCCCGATCGCCGACGAGTCGGCGCTGTCGGCCTTTCTCGAGGCCCGACGGGGCCCCGTGGTGCTGCGAACCCGCGATTTCGCGGCGCTCTCCGGATCGCTCCCGCTGACCGAGGTCACCGGGTTCCGGGACGGTGAGCGTGCGCTCAGCCTCGCACGCGGCGCGGCCGCGCTTGCCCCGCGGGACGCGGGTTCTTCCGTACCGGATTCTCCCCGAGTGAGCCCCGGCGAACGCACCAGATCCCCGTATGCCCTCGCAATTCCACCGTTTTCGGGAACACCCGCCCTGCCGCCGGGAGCCCACCTCCGCTACTC